In Sphingomonas sp. LT1P40, the following are encoded in one genomic region:
- the ggt gene encoding gamma-glutamyltransferase, producing MFLRNLVLALTAFALALPLPVAAQSKHLLEYPSVHSPVVGTRGMVVSQNAIASEVGAQIMRDGGNAIDAAVAIGFALAVTLPRAGNIGGDGFMTVYDAKSKQVRVIDFRGIAPRAATPAMFVDEKGKERAIASYGYLAPSVPGTVAGLEHAHKKWGKLPWAKVVEPALRLARDGVKLTADEAFVFGWGRERLSKSTSGKTTFYKPDGTLYAKDEILKQPDLAWTLGKIAKEGAKGFYTGEVARRIAADMKANGGIVTAADLAAYKPVERAPLTGTYRGYTVYTAPPASAGGATLLNMLNILEHFDMKALGQGSAASLHILAETMKLAYIDRYRVLGDPAFVTAPVKGFVSKAYAAERAELIDPNNATPVRDLPAGDPLKYESPSTTHYSVADAEGNAVSTTYTLGSDFGSGMMIAGTGILLNNQMNNFSHEQAWEAQRKREAPPLNAMAPGKRMLSTMMPTIIFKDGKPWLVTGTPGGSTIPTTVVQIVVNAIDYGLNVDEATHQPRIYQGTTATLRVEPNFNPDTVAALKAKGHRITSDETMGSAQSIMITDNLFLGGTDPRRPGAKAIEP from the coding sequence GTGTTCCTGCGTAACCTTGTCCTAGCCCTAACTGCCTTCGCCCTTGCGCTGCCCTTGCCCGTCGCGGCGCAGAGTAAACACCTCCTCGAATACCCCTCGGTCCACTCTCCCGTCGTCGGCACGCGCGGGATGGTGGTTAGCCAGAACGCCATCGCCAGCGAGGTCGGCGCACAGATCATGCGCGATGGCGGCAACGCCATCGACGCCGCCGTCGCCATCGGCTTCGCACTCGCCGTCACGTTGCCGCGCGCGGGCAACATCGGCGGCGACGGCTTCATGACCGTTTACGACGCCAAGTCGAAACAGGTCCGCGTCATCGACTTTCGCGGCATCGCCCCACGTGCGGCCACCCCCGCAATGTTCGTCGATGAAAAGGGCAAGGAACGCGCGATCGCCTCCTATGGCTATCTCGCCCCCTCCGTCCCCGGCACCGTTGCGGGGCTTGAGCACGCCCACAAAAAATGGGGCAAACTCCCCTGGGCCAAGGTCGTCGAACCGGCGCTCCGCCTCGCCCGCGACGGCGTGAAACTCACCGCCGACGAAGCCTTTGTCTTCGGCTGGGGTCGCGAACGCCTGTCGAAAAGCACGTCGGGCAAGACGACCTTCTACAAGCCCGACGGCACCCTCTACGCCAAGGACGAAATCCTCAAGCAACCCGACCTCGCCTGGACGCTCGGCAAGATCGCCAAAGAGGGCGCGAAAGGCTTCTACACCGGCGAAGTCGCCCGCCGCATCGCCGCGGACATGAAGGCCAATGGCGGCATCGTCACCGCCGCCGATCTCGCCGCCTACAAACCAGTCGAACGCGCGCCGCTGACCGGCACCTATCGCGGCTATACCGTTTATACCGCGCCCCCGGCCAGCGCGGGCGGTGCGACCTTGCTGAACATGCTCAACATCCTCGAGCATTTCGACATGAAGGCGCTGGGGCAAGGGTCCGCCGCCTCGCTCCACATCCTCGCCGAGACGATGAAGCTAGCGTACATCGACCGCTACCGTGTGCTGGGCGATCCCGCCTTCGTCACCGCGCCGGTCAAGGGTTTCGTGTCCAAGGCATATGCCGCCGAACGCGCCGAGCTGATCGACCCGAACAATGCCACCCCCGTCCGCGACCTGCCAGCGGGCGACCCCCTGAAATATGAAAGCCCCTCGACCACGCATTATTCGGTCGCGGATGCAGAGGGCAACGCCGTCTCGACCACCTACACGCTCGGCTCCGATTTCGGATCGGGCATGATGATCGCGGGCACCGGCATATTGCTCAACAACCAGATGAACAATTTCAGCCACGAACAGGCATGGGAGGCCCAGCGCAAGCGCGAAGCCCCGCCGCTCAACGCGATGGCCCCGGGCAAGCGCATGCTGTCCACGATGATGCCGACGATCATCTTCAAGGATGGCAAGCCGTGGCTGGTCACCGGCACCCCGGGCGGCAGCACGATCCCGACCACGGTGGTTCAGATTGTGGTCAATGCGATCGACTATGGCCTGAACGTCGATGAGGCGACGCACCAGCCGCGAATCTATCAGGGAACGACCGCGACGCTCCGCGTCGAACCCAATTTCAACCCGGATACGGTTGCGGCGTTGAAGGCAAAGGGCCATCGCATCACGTCTGATGAAACGATGGGAAGTGCGCAGTCGATCATGATTACCGACAATCTGTTCCTCGGCGGCACCGATCCGCGACGTCCCGGTGCCAAGGCGATCGAGCCATGA
- a CDS encoding dicarboxylate/amino acid:cation symporter: MTETTAPEAVETSERRGPVRRAFAWWFGVALWKRILGALVLGAAVGLLWGEGATAIGWIGTLFVRLIRMLVVPLVFLTIASGVAALADPKRLGSIGVKTLAMYIFTTALAVTTGLIVATLIAPGLGASFAGAIPKAMGTPPDTAQMFMEIIPDNPIGAMAEGKTLAVIFFAILVGAGVIAAGKGAEPVRQFLNAGSEVMLKIVGFVMETAPFGVFALIAVVMGTTGPSSFLAVLKLGLCVVIGSAIVTLLIHGLIVVRLMAWLPPLPFFRGIADAIMVGFSTSSSSATLPVAIRVAERNLGVSPPIASTVLPLGATIGMDGAAMYVAMLTLFSAQAFGIDLSWADYLVIAATTTIVAMGVAPVPSGSLFVLAAVLHAIGITPEQTAIVVGFILPFDRILDMTRTVPNVTSDLAIATAVARWEGELDVAVYKSADDV, encoded by the coding sequence ATGACCGAAACGACCGCGCCCGAAGCCGTGGAAACGTCCGAACGACGCGGTCCCGTCCGTCGCGCCTTTGCATGGTGGTTCGGCGTCGCGCTGTGGAAACGCATCCTCGGCGCGCTTGTCCTCGGGGCCGCCGTCGGCTTGCTATGGGGTGAAGGCGCAACCGCGATCGGCTGGATTGGCACATTGTTCGTGCGCCTGATCCGCATGCTGGTGGTGCCGCTGGTGTTCCTGACAATCGCCTCCGGCGTCGCCGCGCTGGCGGATCCCAAACGCCTTGGCAGCATCGGCGTGAAGACGTTGGCGATGTACATCTTCACCACCGCGCTCGCCGTCACCACCGGGCTCATTGTGGCGACGCTCATCGCCCCCGGCCTGGGTGCCAGTTTCGCGGGCGCGATTCCGAAAGCGATGGGGACCCCACCCGACACCGCACAGATGTTCATGGAGATCATCCCCGACAATCCCATCGGCGCGATGGCGGAGGGCAAGACGCTCGCCGTCATCTTCTTCGCCATCCTCGTCGGCGCGGGCGTGATCGCGGCGGGCAAGGGCGCGGAGCCGGTGCGCCAGTTCCTGAATGCCGGGTCGGAGGTGATGCTGAAGATCGTCGGCTTCGTGATGGAAACCGCGCCGTTCGGCGTGTTCGCACTGATCGCAGTGGTCATGGGCACGACCGGTCCGTCGAGCTTTCTCGCAGTGCTGAAACTCGGCCTGTGCGTCGTCATCGGATCGGCCATCGTCACCTTGCTGATTCACGGGCTGATCGTCGTGCGGCTGATGGCGTGGCTGCCCCCGCTGCCCTTCTTCCGCGGCATCGCCGACGCGATCATGGTCGGCTTCTCGACCTCGTCCAGTTCCGCCACATTGCCTGTCGCGATCCGCGTTGCCGAGCGCAATCTGGGCGTCTCACCTCCCATCGCCTCCACGGTCCTGCCACTCGGCGCGACCATCGGCATGGACGGCGCGGCGATGTATGTCGCCATGCTCACTTTGTTCTCGGCCCAGGCATTCGGCATCGATCTCAGCTGGGCCGATTATCTGGTGATCGCCGCCACCACCACCATCGTCGCGATGGGCGTCGCCCCGGTCCCCTCCGGATCGCTGTTCGTGCTCGCCGCCGTGCTACACGCGATCGGCATCACGCCGGAACAGACCGCCATCGTCGTCGGCTTCATCCTGCCGTTCGACCGCATTCTCGACATGACTCGTACCGTCCCCAACGTCACCTCCGACCTCGCCATCGCCACCGCCGTCGCGCGGTGGGAGGGGGAACTGGACGTGGCCGTCTATAAATCCGCCGACGATGTATGA
- a CDS encoding N-acyl-D-amino-acid deacylase family protein — protein sequence MGWGSAASPSLDQTLRTLDLIITGGQVIDGTGSAPRAAEIGITGDRIVYVGQRPRGTTALRTIDARGLTVTPGLIDPHTHSTSDALSKDVTKRQLANHLLQGVTSIAIGNDGGGATDIAGLFARLSTNPTGPNVASFTGFGEARLAVIGNRDRAPTPAETARMETLVARAMCDGALGLSAGLYYAPQSFAKTAEVAALARVAGRYGGIYETHLRDEGSASIGLLPAIDEAMTIARTGKLPLHIAHIKALGVDAQGMAPKVIAHIRAAQKSGLKITADEYPWEASSTSLAAALVPRRAQDGGAFAMVANLKTADAKLRAEITEQLRIRGGANAILLVSGAHKGKRLDAIARAWNLPPLDAAIRLLIAEPGASIASFNMIASDIDAFAREPWVVTSSDATNGHPRRMGSFARGWRLFVREKQLMTPERFVQRSSGQTAQILGLLDRGTLAPGKFADIAILDARTYAEQATYDSPDRPSVGVRYVLVNGRLAVDKGRLTGTLAGRPLPKPRQPKWNCPA from the coding sequence TTGGGGTGGGGCAGTGCGGCAAGCCCCAGCCTTGACCAGACACTTCGCACCCTCGACCTCATCATCACCGGCGGGCAAGTCATCGACGGCACGGGCAGCGCGCCGCGTGCCGCCGAGATCGGCATCACCGGCGATCGCATCGTCTATGTCGGCCAACGCCCACGCGGCACGACCGCTCTCCGCACGATCGACGCGCGCGGCCTGACCGTCACGCCCGGCCTGATCGACCCGCATACCCATTCGACGTCCGATGCATTGTCGAAGGACGTGACCAAGCGCCAGCTCGCCAACCATTTGCTGCAAGGGGTCACCAGCATCGCCATCGGCAATGACGGCGGCGGCGCGACCGATATCGCCGGGCTCTTCGCCCGTCTGTCCACCAATCCCACGGGCCCCAATGTCGCCAGCTTCACCGGCTTCGGCGAAGCCCGCCTTGCGGTGATCGGCAACCGCGACCGCGCACCGACGCCCGCTGAAACCGCAAGGATGGAAACGCTCGTTGCCCGCGCGATGTGCGACGGCGCGCTCGGCCTGTCCGCCGGTCTCTATTACGCCCCGCAAAGCTTCGCCAAAACGGCGGAAGTCGCTGCCCTAGCCCGCGTCGCCGGACGCTATGGCGGGATCTATGAAACCCATCTGCGCGACGAAGGCAGCGCCTCGATCGGCCTGCTCCCCGCAATCGACGAAGCGATGACGATCGCGCGCACCGGCAAACTCCCGCTCCACATCGCGCACATCAAGGCACTTGGCGTCGACGCGCAGGGCATGGCGCCGAAAGTCATCGCGCATATCCGCGCTGCGCAGAAATCCGGCCTGAAGATCACCGCCGACGAATATCCGTGGGAAGCCTCCAGCACGTCGCTCGCTGCCGCGCTCGTCCCGCGCCGCGCACAGGACGGTGGCGCGTTCGCGATGGTTGCCAACCTCAAGACCGCTGATGCCAAACTGCGCGCCGAGATCACCGAACAACTGCGCATACGCGGCGGCGCGAACGCCATCCTTCTCGTCAGCGGCGCACACAAGGGCAAACGCCTCGACGCCATTGCCCGCGCGTGGAACCTCCCCCCGCTCGACGCCGCGATCCGGCTGCTCATCGCCGAACCCGGCGCCAGCATCGCCAGCTTCAACATGATCGCATCCGACATCGATGCCTTTGCCCGCGAACCCTGGGTGGTGACATCCTCCGACGCCACCAACGGCCACCCGCGCCGCATGGGCAGCTTCGCGCGCGGCTGGCGGCTGTTCGTGCGCGAGAAGCAGTTGATGACGCCCGAACGTTTTGTCCAGCGCTCGTCCGGTCAGACCGCTCAGATCCTCGGCCTGCTGGATCGTGGCACGCTCGCCCCCGGCAAGTTCGCCGACATCGCGATTTTGGACGCACGGACCTATGCCGAACAGGCGACCTATGACTCGCCCGACCGGCCCTCGGTCGGCGTGCGATACGTGCTGGTCAATGGCCGTCTCGCAGTGGACAAGGGTCGCCTGACCGGCACGCTCGCCGGACGTCCGCTGCCCAAGCCACGCCAACCGAAGTGGAACTGCCCCGCATGA
- a CDS encoding TonB-dependent receptor domain-containing protein: MKTAIRIASLMGGISLLAAANAAMAQDTGAPAPVQDAPQTAADVQGDEGEEVVVIGSQIKGADVAGSLPVVVLNEDDIAATAATSGDDLFRSIPQAGDVAFNESRDAGGINDARGDTASINLRALGTGNTLVLLNGRRMVLHPGTQAENLVPVQSVNTNTIPVLGVRRVEVLLDGAAAIYGSDAVAGVINTVLKDNFKGLRVTGEVGFTDNSDQREYELGFEAGHSFNDGKTNISLFGSFNHRDALFARERRNSRSADLRPLVVGTPFEGDTDFDNTSVDSIWGEFQRLTNSFVASTTAAQANGVTLTTSGIFHIQPSTNEGCVVASGYAGTCFDNSSLSTASTDNNLKYDINDVRTIVGRNQRINMFGFFNHEFDSGLEFFAEAGWYRADYRSQREQDTALASQRLIIPANGFYNPFGPVGSPNRIPGLTGVATTGVPIELIDYRPVDAGPLVVNVRNDTTRFLAGFRGELLGFDFDSAALYSKARTADSMRTVSLTKFQEALGRLDATAYNPFNGGDPANPGRIDSTPNPQSVIDGFMVDIGRVSTTELAMADFKLSKNDLFNLPGGRVGMAAGIEFRHETFADDRDPRLDGTISFTALDGSSNGSDTIGASPTPDSKGKRDAFSAFLELAVPVVSEDMDIPLVRSLDLQLAGRVESYQGFGSVAKPKVALSWYPVANLQLRGSWSQGFRAPNLPQLFENGIQRSNTRTDWIKCEADLRAGRIANFDACTRSQGVVSNRSGSQTLTPEESDSLSLGGTYQLNLGSAGRLTFTADYWEIRQKNVIGLFGDSNALVLDYFLRLSGSSNPNVQRAAPTPAEIDAVAGTGIAPVGRIIQVIDNYTNLTPRAVRGYDLGVYYQVKDTALGDFSVRLNAARLLEFYQVPGPASQALIDAQADGTIDPTINITGAQSIIEENGRPKWRGSASITWKSGMWGAGYFTSYVGAVNDTSASLADGTRFRVDDYMTHSLYLQVTPDSGVLDGTRFRIGARNMFNQLAPIADQSTGYIGDLYGNRGRQIYASVSKKF; this comes from the coding sequence ATGAAGACTGCAATCCGCATCGCCAGCCTGATGGGCGGGATTTCGCTTCTCGCCGCCGCCAACGCCGCCATGGCACAGGACACCGGCGCACCCGCCCCGGTTCAGGACGCACCGCAGACCGCCGCCGATGTTCAGGGCGACGAGGGTGAGGAAGTCGTCGTCATCGGATCGCAGATCAAGGGCGCGGACGTCGCCGGATCGCTCCCCGTCGTCGTGCTGAACGAGGACGACATCGCCGCCACTGCCGCCACCAGCGGCGACGATCTGTTCCGCTCGATCCCGCAGGCGGGCGACGTCGCCTTCAACGAAAGCCGCGATGCCGGCGGCATTAACGATGCGCGCGGCGACACCGCGTCGATCAACCTGCGCGCGCTCGGTACCGGCAACACGCTGGTGCTGTTGAATGGCCGCCGCATGGTCCTTCACCCCGGCACCCAGGCCGAAAATCTCGTGCCGGTGCAGAGCGTCAACACCAACACCATCCCCGTGCTCGGCGTCCGCCGGGTCGAAGTGCTGCTCGACGGTGCCGCCGCCATCTATGGCTCGGACGCGGTTGCCGGCGTCATCAACACGGTGCTGAAGGACAATTTCAAGGGGCTGCGTGTCACCGGTGAGGTCGGCTTCACCGACAATTCGGACCAGCGCGAATATGAACTGGGGTTCGAGGCCGGACACAGCTTTAACGATGGCAAGACCAACATCTCGCTGTTCGGGTCGTTCAACCACCGCGACGCGCTGTTCGCACGCGAGCGCCGCAATTCGCGCTCGGCCGATCTGCGCCCGCTGGTGGTGGGTACGCCGTTTGAAGGTGACACCGATTTCGACAACACCTCGGTCGACAGCATCTGGGGCGAGTTTCAGCGGCTGACCAACAGCTTCGTCGCATCGACCACCGCCGCACAGGCCAATGGCGTCACGCTGACGACCAGCGGCATCTTCCACATTCAGCCCAGCACCAACGAGGGCTGCGTCGTCGCCAGCGGCTATGCCGGCACCTGTTTCGACAACAGCTCGCTCTCGACCGCCTCCACCGACAACAATCTCAAATACGACATTAACGACGTCCGCACGATCGTCGGCCGCAATCAGCGGATCAACATGTTCGGCTTCTTCAACCATGAATTCGACAGCGGCCTCGAATTCTTTGCCGAGGCGGGTTGGTATCGCGCCGATTATCGCTCGCAGCGCGAACAGGACACCGCGCTCGCCAGCCAGCGGCTGATTATCCCCGCCAACGGTTTCTACAACCCGTTCGGTCCGGTTGGCAGCCCAAACCGCATCCCCGGTCTGACCGGCGTCGCCACCACCGGCGTGCCGATCGAGCTGATCGACTATCGCCCGGTCGATGCCGGCCCGCTGGTCGTCAATGTCCGCAACGACACCACCCGCTTCCTCGCCGGGTTCCGGGGCGAACTGTTGGGCTTCGACTTCGACAGCGCCGCGCTCTATTCAAAGGCGCGCACGGCGGACAGCATGCGCACGGTCAGCCTGACCAAGTTTCAGGAAGCACTCGGTCGCCTCGACGCCACCGCCTATAACCCGTTCAACGGTGGCGACCCGGCCAATCCCGGCCGCATCGACTCCACGCCCAACCCGCAAAGCGTGATCGACGGCTTCATGGTCGATATCGGCCGCGTCAGCACGACCGAGCTGGCGATGGCGGACTTCAAGTTGTCGAAGAACGACCTGTTCAACTTGCCGGGCGGTCGTGTCGGCATGGCGGCGGGGATCGAGTTCCGGCACGAAACCTTCGCCGACGACCGCGATCCGCGCCTCGACGGTACGATCAGCTTCACCGCGCTCGACGGATCATCGAACGGCAGCGACACGATCGGCGCCAGCCCGACGCCGGACAGCAAGGGCAAGCGCGACGCCTTCTCCGCCTTCCTCGAACTGGCGGTACCGGTGGTCTCCGAAGATATGGATATCCCGCTGGTCCGTTCGCTCGATCTCCAGCTCGCGGGCCGCGTGGAAAGCTATCAGGGCTTCGGATCGGTGGCGAAGCCAAAGGTCGCTTTGTCCTGGTACCCCGTCGCCAACCTCCAGCTGCGCGGGTCATGGTCACAGGGCTTCCGCGCGCCGAATCTGCCGCAATTGTTCGAGAACGGCATTCAGCGTTCCAACACCCGCACCGACTGGATCAAGTGCGAGGCCGATCTGCGCGCCGGGCGCATCGCCAATTTCGACGCCTGCACGCGCAGTCAGGGCGTGGTCAGCAACCGGTCGGGCAGCCAGACGCTGACGCCCGAGGAATCGGACAGCCTGTCACTGGGCGGCACCTATCAGCTGAATCTGGGCAGCGCGGGTCGCCTGACCTTCACCGCCGACTACTGGGAAATCCGGCAAAAGAACGTAATTGGCCTGTTCGGCGATTCCAACGCGCTGGTGCTCGACTACTTCCTGCGCCTGTCGGGCTCGTCCAACCCCAACGTTCAGCGCGCCGCGCCGACCCCGGCGGAAATCGATGCGGTCGCGGGCACCGGCATCGCGCCGGTCGGCCGGATCATTCAGGTGATCGACAATTACACCAACCTGACGCCGCGTGCCGTGCGCGGCTATGATCTGGGTGTCTATTATCAGGTCAAGGACACCGCGCTCGGCGATTTCAGCGTGCGGTTGAATGCCGCGCGGCTTCTTGAATTCTATCAGGTGCCGGGGCCGGCGTCACAGGCGCTGATCGACGCCCAGGCCGACGGCACGATCGATCCGACGATCAACATTACCGGTGCACAGAGCATCATCGAGGAGAATGGCCGTCCGAAATGGCGCGGTTCGGCCAGCATCACCTGGAAGTCGGGCATGTGGGGCGCGGGTTATTTCACCAGCTATGTCGGGGCGGTCAACGACACGTCCGCCTCGCTGGCGGACGGCACCCGTTTCCGCGTCGATGATTACATGACGCACAGCCTGTACCTTCAGGTCACGCCGGACAGCGGCGTGCTCGACGGCACCCGCTTCCGTATCGGCGCGCGCAACATGTTCAACCAGCTTGCACCGATCGCCGACCAGAGCACCGGCTATATCGGCGATCTGTACGGCAACCGCGGCCGCCAGATCTACGCGTCGGTCAGCAAGAAATTCTGA
- a CDS encoding FAD-dependent oxidoreductase, with product MTRSEEIIVLGAGVVGMATALTLADRGHRVTVIDSASGPGLGTSFANGAQLSYSYTDALASPATLSQIPRLLLGLDPGLRFSLRFDPDFIAWTIAFLRNGSADRFRANTLAGLELATESRAALNALTARHGLEYGHSIPGKIHLYRTAGAFAAAQRMVELKEGHGVVQTLLDPDAVVALEPMLAAVRGDIVGALHTPDEEVGDPHRFCTSAHAALLRAGGSSMFATGIDRIEANGRKPGIVTADGHRVPADRIILSTGNGAPRLARQLGVRLPIQPMKGYSITALPGPAAPSASITDVANRVVFARLGNHMRIAGLAELGKRDTRVEPKRLRNLIDSARAALPQAADYESIESSWAGLRPMTPDSLPITRTIAPGIIANTGHGALGWTYAAGSAERVARLVEGKA from the coding sequence ATGACGCGCAGCGAGGAGATCATCGTGCTCGGCGCGGGCGTGGTCGGCATGGCGACCGCGCTGACGCTGGCCGATCGCGGCCACCGCGTCACCGTCATCGATTCTGCCAGCGGCCCCGGCCTCGGCACATCCTTCGCCAACGGCGCACAACTCAGCTATTCCTATACCGACGCGCTTGCCAGCCCGGCCACCCTGTCGCAAATCCCGCGCCTTCTGCTCGGCCTCGATCCCGGTCTGCGCTTCAGCCTGCGCTTCGATCCCGACTTCATCGCATGGACCATCGCGTTCCTGCGCAACGGCAGCGCCGATCGTTTCCGGGCCAACACGCTCGCCGGGCTCGAACTCGCCACCGAATCCCGCGCGGCGCTTAACGCGCTAACCGCGCGCCACGGCTTGGAATATGGCCACAGCATTCCGGGTAAGATCCATCTCTACCGCACCGCCGGCGCCTTCGCCGCCGCGCAGCGGATGGTCGAGCTGAAAGAGGGTCACGGCGTCGTCCAGACCTTGCTCGATCCCGATGCCGTGGTCGCGCTCGAACCGATGCTCGCGGCAGTGCGCGGCGACATTGTCGGCGCGCTTCACACGCCCGACGAAGAGGTCGGCGATCCGCATCGTTTCTGTACCAGCGCGCATGCCGCGCTGCTCCGCGCGGGTGGCAGCTCGATGTTCGCCACCGGCATCGACCGGATCGAGGCGAACGGTCGCAAGCCCGGCATCGTCACCGCCGACGGCCACCGCGTCCCCGCCGATCGCATCATCCTGTCGACCGGAAACGGTGCACCGCGCCTCGCCCGGCAACTCGGCGTGCGGTTGCCAATTCAGCCGATGAAGGGCTATTCGATCACCGCCTTGCCCGGCCCTGCCGCACCGTCGGCCAGCATCACCGACGTTGCCAATCGCGTCGTCTTTGCCCGTCTCGGCAATCATATGCGGATCGCGGGCTTGGCCGAACTGGGCAAACGCGACACCCGGGTCGAACCGAAACGATTGCGCAACCTGATCGATAGCGCGCGGGCTGCGCTTCCCCAGGCGGCAGACTATGAATCAATCGAATCGAGTTGGGCGGGGCTGCGGCCGATGACCCCCGATTCGCTGCCAATCACCCGGACCATCGCGCCGGGGATTATCGCCAATACCGGGCATGGCGCGCTCGGCTGGACCTATGCCGCAGGGTCAGCCGAACGCGTCGCCCGACTGGTGGAGGGGAAAGCCTGA
- a CDS encoding LysR family transcriptional regulator, with protein sequence MRFRQLEVFHAVYTHGSISAAARALGVSQPSVSKTLHHAEDNLGFTLFQLSRGRLIPTDEAHALMREAGDLFDRLGTLQLTARNLAQAGGGHIRLGIVPSLALDVVPQAMAQFRREYPRVTFEVHTHHHDDLVRSLIEREIDLAIAYTPPPHPRLTRNVLAEGELVVQFPETMFAPTGPRFPLDLLADRDVIGVTATGPIGDVLTRAARDRGIAFRETVSVQTFFIAARLAQLEEGVTVIDEFTARAWQSPGFRWLPTDPPLRFTISWATLEERQPSRVARQFLRTLETVLTESRCNP encoded by the coding sequence ATGCGCTTTCGGCAACTCGAAGTCTTCCACGCCGTCTATACCCACGGCTCGATCAGCGCGGCGGCGCGCGCGCTGGGCGTTTCGCAGCCGTCGGTGTCGAAAACGCTGCACCATGCCGAGGATAATCTGGGCTTCACGCTGTTCCAGCTCTCGCGCGGCCGCCTGATCCCGACCGACGAGGCGCATGCGTTGATGCGCGAAGCGGGCGACCTGTTCGACCGGCTCGGCACGCTGCAACTCACCGCGCGCAATCTGGCGCAGGCGGGTGGCGGGCATATCCGGCTGGGCATCGTCCCCAGCCTCGCGCTCGACGTGGTGCCGCAAGCGATGGCGCAATTCCGCCGCGAATATCCGCGCGTGACGTTCGAGGTACACACCCATCACCACGACGATCTTGTCCGTTCGCTGATCGAACGCGAAATCGACCTCGCCATCGCCTACACCCCGCCGCCACACCCGCGCCTGACCCGCAATGTGCTGGCCGAGGGCGAGCTGGTCGTGCAATTTCCCGAGACCATGTTCGCGCCCACGGGTCCGCGTTTCCCGCTCGACTTGCTCGCCGACCGCGACGTGATCGGCGTCACTGCAACGGGGCCGATCGGCGACGTGCTCACCCGCGCCGCGCGCGACCGCGGCATTGCCTTTCGTGAGACCGTGTCGGTCCAGACCTTCTTCATCGCCGCGCGCCTTGCCCAGCTCGAAGAGGGTGTCACGGTGATCGACGAGTTCACCGCCCGCGCCTGGCAGTCGCCCGGTTTCCGCTGGCTCCCCACCGATCCGCCGCTCCGCTTCACCATCTCATGGGCGACGCTCGAGGAACGCCAGCCATCGCGCGTCGCCCGCCAGTTCCTACGCACGCTGGAGACGGTTCTGACGGAAAGTCGGTGCAATCCATAG
- a CDS encoding GGDEF domain-containing protein, with the protein MSDSIHAAQVSTLYSSLSIFYAAALATLICAAVIWWRHPTPLFTLWLLLEVTTIAARIVLLNRDRRAARAGRATGTDLYLAMTLIWAATLGYGAAITTLSGDFAAAIVVNITSACIAGGMSIRYFGAPRFVLLACTAALGPMAMGAAFAGDWVLIVTTLQAPLALFSMSQAAKRLNRMMIATMEAEHENAHRAAHDELTGLLNRAGFMRAAAARAGIGGTLFYIDLDGFKPVNDRHGHEAGDAVLREVAARLAGIAGRHSQAARMGGDEFVLLTPMLSAGATERLGARIVEVIAGHGYALGSAEARIGVSVGAAAMTANDAIDDALRRADAALYGAKTRGGGTVRLAA; encoded by the coding sequence GTGAGCGATTCGATTCACGCCGCACAAGTCAGCACGCTCTATAGCTCGCTGTCGATTTTCTATGCCGCCGCATTGGCCACATTGATCTGCGCGGCGGTGATCTGGTGGCGACACCCGACGCCGTTGTTCACACTGTGGCTGCTGCTGGAGGTGACGACGATCGCGGCGCGGATCGTGTTGCTGAACCGCGACCGGCGCGCGGCGCGGGCGGGGCGGGCGACCGGCACCGACCTGTATCTGGCGATGACGCTGATCTGGGCGGCGACCCTGGGTTATGGCGCGGCGATCACGACGCTGAGCGGCGATTTCGCGGCGGCGATCGTGGTCAACATCACCTCGGCCTGTATCGCCGGCGGCATGAGCATCCGTTATTTCGGCGCGCCGCGCTTCGTGCTGCTGGCCTGTACCGCAGCGCTGGGGCCGATGGCGATGGGCGCGGCGTTCGCAGGCGACTGGGTGCTGATCGTGACCACCCTTCAGGCGCCGCTGGCGCTGTTCAGCATGTCACAGGCGGCAAAAAGGCTGAACCGGATGATGATTGCGACGATGGAGGCCGAGCATGAAAATGCCCACCGCGCGGCGCATGACGAACTGACCGGGCTGCTCAATCGCGCGGGCTTCATGCGTGCGGCGGCGGCGCGGGCGGGGATCGGCGGCACGTTGTTCTATATCGATCTGGACGGGTTCAAACCGGTCAACGACCGGCACGGGCATGAGGCGGGCGATGCGGTGCTGCGCGAAGTGGCGGCGCGGCTGGCCGGGATCGCCGGACGGCACAGCCAGGCGGCGCGCATGGGCGGCGACGAATTCGTGCTGCTGACGCCGATGCTGAGCGCAGGGGCAACCGAGCGGTTGGGCGCGCGGATCGTGGAGGTGATTGCCGGGCATGGCTATGCGCTGGGCTCGGCCGAGGCGCGGATCGGGGTGAGCGTGGGTGCTGCCGCGATGACGGCGAACGATGCGATCGACGATGCGCTGCGGCGGGCGGATGCGGCGCTGTACGGTGCGAAGACGCGCGGCGGTGGGACGGTGCGGCTGGCGGCTTAG